DNA from Leptospira bandrabouensis:
ACGAAGAACTCCAAAAAATGGGAGTCGAAGTTTATTCGGTTTCTACTGATACACATTTTGTTCACAAAGCTTGGCATGAAGCAAGTGACACCATTAAAAAAATCAAATTCCCTATGTTAGGTGATGCTTCTGGAAAGATCACTAGAGGCTTTGGAGTGATGATTGAAGATGATGGTCAAGCACTTAGAGGAACATTTGTAGTGAATCCTGAAGGTGTGATTAAAACTGCTGAGATCCATGATCTTGGAATCGGGCGTTCCGCGGAAGAACTCGTTCGTAAAGTGCAAGCAGCACAATATGTTGCAAACAACGACGGCGAAGTTTGTCCTGCAAAATGGAAACCAGGTAACACAACATTGAAGCCAGGTCTTGATTTGGTTGGAAAAATCTAAATGACATTAGGCGGGTTAGTGCCCGCCTAAATCGGGAGGTTATTATGTTAGATGAATCAACAAAAGAACAAGTAAAACAATACTTTGAAAGAATCAAAAATCCAGTGCAGATACAATTGTATTCTGGAGACCATGAAAAACGTGAAGAATTGATTGAATTTCTAAATGATATTGTTTCTTTAAGTTCTAATCTTTCTTTGGAAATTTCTGCGGCTATCAATGATGGACTTCGATTTACCATTCTTTCCGAAGGAAAACCAACAGGGATTGAATTTTCTGGAATTCCCATGGGACATGAATTTACTTCGTTGATTTTGGCAATTCTTCAATCGGGTGGAAACCCAATCAAATTGGAAGAGGGAATTCTTTCCACAGTTTCTAAACTCAAAGAAAATTTACACTTTGAAACATTCATTTCGCTTGATTGTCATAACTGTCCTGAAGTCGTTCAAACTCTCAATAGTTTTGCTCTTGTGAATCCTTCTATTTCACATAACATGATTGATGGGGCTATGTATCCAGAGTTAGTAAAAGAGAAAAATATCCAAGGAGTTCCAGCGGTTTTTCTAAACGGGAAACGTTTTCTTTCCGGAAAAGCCGAAGCTTCAATTATTTTTGATAAACTTTTAGAGTTATATTCTTTACCCGAAACAACCGAAAATACAACTGATCTTTTTAAACCAAGTGAAATTTATGATGTAACAGTAATTGGTGGTGGTCCTTCGGGAGTGACAGCGGCAGTATATTCTGCAAGGAAAGGATTAAAAACTCTTGTCATTGCAGATAGGTTAGGTGGTCAAGTGAAAGATACTTTAGGTATTGAGAATATAATTTCCTTACCTTACACAACTGGCCCTGAGCTCACAAATGTTTTATCAGAACAACTAAATAAAAACCAAATCAAAAAGAAAGAAAACGTCCGTGTGTTAAAAATTGAACCTGGAAAATTAAAAACCATTCATTTGAATACAGGCGAACGTATTGTTACCAAAACTGTGATCTTGTCAACCGGGGCAAAGTGGAGAGAACTAAACGTTCCAGGTGAAAAAGAATTTGTTGGAAAAGGCGTGGCCTATTGTCCCCATTGCGATGGTCCTTTTTTTAAAGATAAGGATGTTGCTGTGGTGGGAGGAGGAAACTCAGGAGTTGAAGCGGCATTAGATCTAAGTGGAATCGTAAAGTCAGTGACTCTAATTGAATTTGGTGACAAACTAAATGCTGACAAAGTATTGTTGGATAAAGTGGCCGAGTCTCCCAATATCAAAACTTTAGTCAAAGCACAGACGACTGAAATTCAAACAAATGCTGAAAAAGTAACAGGGCTTACCTACAAGGATAGAAGTTCAGAAAAGACGGAAACCATTCCACTGGATGGGGTGTTTGTACAAATTGGACTTGCACCAAACAGTAGTTTTGTGAAAGATTTGGTGGAAACAAATCGTTTTGGCGAAATTTTAATAGATGAAAAATGTAAAACCAGTGCGGATGGAATCTTTGCTTGCGGGGATGTGACAAACACTCCTTATAAACAAATTATCATCGCAATGGGTGAGGGAGCAAAGGCTGCGATCAGCGCTTTCGAATATCTTTTACATGCGGCCTGATAACAGCCATTTTTCAATGGTAGAATAAAGATCTGCGGTAGATATCGGTTTGGTGAGAAAATCATTCATACCCGATTCTATCGCTGTATCTTTTACTGAAAAAAATGCTCCTGCCGTAAGTGCAACGATAGGTGTTTTTTTGTGAGTATCTTTTTCTAGTTTTCTAATTTCGATGGTTGCCGTATAACCATCCATAATTGGCATTTGTAAATCCATAAATATTAAATCTGGGATTTTTAATTGGAATTGTCTTACTGCATCGGCTCCATCAGTAGCAAATCGCAAGTGAATACATGGATATCTTTTTAATAACATTTTTGATAATAGTTTTTTGTTTAAATCATTATCTTCTACAATTAAAATATCGCTTTGTAATTGATCGTTTTCCACGATTACCGATTCATCTGTGGTAGTGTTTTTTTCTTCGAATAAGTTGGAAGATACTGAACCCGTTGCATTAACTTGCAATGATAATATAAAACTGAATTTACTTCCTTTCCCAAGCTCACTTTCGATATGAAGTTGAGAATTCATTTTTTGAATCAGTTCACTTGTGATTGTTAGGCCAAGTCCAGTTCCACCATATTTACGAGTGATGGATGTATCCGCTTGGGAAAAGGAATCGAATAACTTTGTTTTTGAGTTTAGATCAATTCCAATTCCTGTGTCCAATATTGAAAATTCAATGTCTATGAATTCTTCAATTTGTTTAATTGGTTTTACAGAAACAATGACTTCTCCTTCGTGAGTAAATTTAATAGCATTACCAATTAAATTGGAAAGCACTTGTCTGACCCGCAATGGGTCTAAAGAAACAAATTTTGGTAAGTGAGAATCTAAATTTAGTTTTAAATGAATGGCCTTGGATGCAGCTGAAATTTTAAAGAGATCAACAGTTGATTGTACCAAATCAGTTAAATCCGTGCTTATCAATTCCAGTTCCATTTTGCCGGAGTCGATTTTAGAAAAATCAAGAATTTGATTCACTAATGATAATAAACTTTTTCCTGAAAGGCGGATATTCTGTAATGATTCCTTTTGTTCTTCGGTAAGATTGGAGTGTAACAAAAGTTCTGTGAAGCCAATAATTCCATTGAGTGGGGTCCTTATTTCGTGACTCATGTTGGCTAAAAAGTTTCCTTTTGCCATATTGGCAGCTTCTGCCATTTCTTTTGCTTTTCTAAGTGTATATTCTATTTTTTTGGTTTCAGTTAGGTCAGAATTGGAACCAACCATTCTAATTTTATTTCCAGAAGAATCTCTTTGGATATAACATCTTGAGAGAACATGGGCATAATTCCCTTTTCTTTTTTTCATTTGGAAACTAAACTCAAAAGTTTCCCTCTGTGAGAGCATGATGTTATCTAAAAATTCAGTAACCCAATCATAATCATCAGGATGAATCAAACTTTTCCAATAATCAATGGGGACATTTTCTGATTTTTCATCATTACCAAATTCTAACCACCATCTTCTCGAGTAGATGACTGAGTTGGTAACAAAATCCCAATCAAACCAACCATCGGAGCTTACTTCTAGAATCAAAGCATATCGTTCGTTAGATTCCTTGAGAGCATTTTCGGCTCGTTTCTGTTCGGTAATATCCTTACTTGCTCCCACAATGAATTTGAATTTTCCGTCTACTTCAATCGGAGTAAGGGCAGTGGTCCAGATTTTTGTTCCCGCTGGCATAGGAATGCTTTCTTCGTAGGTAATTGTGGTTTTCGCTTTTAAAACATTTTGGTAGTTTTTAATAACTGGTCTGCCTAATTCTTCACCTAACAGATCTATTGGTGTTTTTCCTTGTATTGATGATTGGTTTATGCCAGTAGATTTTTCGTAAGCAGCATTGATACGCCTAATTACAAATTTGTCATCATCCATAACCTCAATTAGGAACATTGAATCTTGGCTTCCATTAAACAGAATATTGTTTTCAAGTAACAACTGTTTAATTTCGCCTGTTTCATTTTTGATAATATCTTGTAGGGAAAGTAATTCAGAAATGTCTGCAATGATTCCGTCGAACCGTAAGATTTTTCCATTTTCGTCTCGAATCAATCTACCTTGGCATTGAACAAATTTAATTTTGTTGTTTTTTGTCTGGATTCGATAACGAATGCGAATTTTATCATCAGCATTCAGTGAAATTAAAGCGGTTTCGACAATGGATCTATCATCTGGGTGGATTAAGTTTTTCCAGTTTTCATGTTTTTCTGTAAAATAATCTATCGGGTATCCGGTAAGTGTTTCTGCTGATGGACTAATATAAATGATTTCTAATTCGGGATAGGTCGCCGAAAATATTACCTCCTCCATGGCGGAGAGAATTTGTTTTTCCAGTGAAGGTGGAGGAGGACGCATACCTACCATTGGACGAATCTTTTTTAGGGATTTAACAAACTAGATTAGGATTTTCTAATAAGAAAGGGAAGTGCCAGCGAAGGTGTAAATTTGTTGTAGCTCATTCCCAGCAGGTCGGTATCGTTTAAAACCCGGAATTCATCAATAAAGTAGGGCCAGGGGAAGGGGGCATCTTTCGTATATTCTAAGATCAGACTAGGATTTCCGTCGAGAGGTGAATTCCTCAAAGATAATTTCATGGGGTGACGCATTTGAAATTCCGTAGTTTTTGGAGGCAAAAATAAATTGTAGGCAGTGTCTGAGCCATCAAATGATTTCCCCCACCAATGGCGAAAAGACATAAAATTTAGGCTGAAACTAGCACCGACCTGAAACCATTTGGGTCCTAACCA
Protein-coding regions in this window:
- the ahpC gene encoding alkyl hydroperoxide reductase subunit C encodes the protein MSNINTQIPDFTTEAFHNGAFKKISKKDVLGKWSVFVFYPADFTFVCPTELGDVADHYEELQKMGVEVYSVSTDTHFVHKAWHEASDTIKKIKFPMLGDASGKITRGFGVMIEDDGQALRGTFVVNPEGVIKTAEIHDLGIGRSAEELVRKVQAAQYVANNDGEVCPAKWKPGNTTLKPGLDLVGKI
- the ahpF gene encoding alkyl hydroperoxide reductase subunit F, which codes for MLDESTKEQVKQYFERIKNPVQIQLYSGDHEKREELIEFLNDIVSLSSNLSLEISAAINDGLRFTILSEGKPTGIEFSGIPMGHEFTSLILAILQSGGNPIKLEEGILSTVSKLKENLHFETFISLDCHNCPEVVQTLNSFALVNPSISHNMIDGAMYPELVKEKNIQGVPAVFLNGKRFLSGKAEASIIFDKLLELYSLPETTENTTDLFKPSEIYDVTVIGGGPSGVTAAVYSARKGLKTLVIADRLGGQVKDTLGIENIISLPYTTGPELTNVLSEQLNKNQIKKKENVRVLKIEPGKLKTIHLNTGERIVTKTVILSTGAKWRELNVPGEKEFVGKGVAYCPHCDGPFFKDKDVAVVGGGNSGVEAALDLSGIVKSVTLIEFGDKLNADKVLLDKVAESPNIKTLVKAQTTEIQTNAEKVTGLTYKDRSSEKTETIPLDGVFVQIGLAPNSSFVKDLVETNRFGEILIDEKCKTSADGIFACGDVTNTPYKQIIIAMGEGAKAAISAFEYLLHAA
- a CDS encoding PAS domain-containing protein yields the protein MRPPPPSLEKQILSAMEEVIFSATYPELEIIYISPSAETLTGYPIDYFTEKHENWKNLIHPDDRSIVETALISLNADDKIRIRYRIQTKNNKIKFVQCQGRLIRDENGKILRFDGIIADISELLSLQDIIKNETGEIKQLLLENNILFNGSQDSMFLIEVMDDDKFVIRRINAAYEKSTGINQSSIQGKTPIDLLGEELGRPVIKNYQNVLKAKTTITYEESIPMPAGTKIWTTALTPIEVDGKFKFIVGASKDITEQKRAENALKESNERYALILEVSSDGWFDWDFVTNSVIYSRRWWLEFGNDEKSENVPIDYWKSLIHPDDYDWVTEFLDNIMLSQRETFEFSFQMKKRKGNYAHVLSRCYIQRDSSGNKIRMVGSNSDLTETKKIEYTLRKAKEMAEAANMAKGNFLANMSHEIRTPLNGIIGFTELLLHSNLTEEQKESLQNIRLSGKSLLSLVNQILDFSKIDSGKMELELISTDLTDLVQSTVDLFKISAASKAIHLKLNLDSHLPKFVSLDPLRVRQVLSNLIGNAIKFTHEGEVIVSVKPIKQIEEFIDIEFSILDTGIGIDLNSKTKLFDSFSQADTSITRKYGGTGLGLTITSELIQKMNSQLHIESELGKGSKFSFILSLQVNATGSVSSNLFEEKNTTTDESVIVENDQLQSDILIVEDNDLNKKLLSKMLLKRYPCIHLRFATDGADAVRQFQLKIPDLIFMDLQMPIMDGYTATIEIRKLEKDTHKKTPIVALTAGAFFSVKDTAIESGMNDFLTKPISTADLYSTIEKWLLSGRM